From the genome of Spinacia oleracea cultivar Varoflay chromosome 2, BTI_SOV_V1, whole genome shotgun sequence, one region includes:
- the LOC110778137 gene encoding uncharacterized protein — MPVLRSREILPLPNPSSSPKKTLGIGILEPKTPSKTTESLTNQTSSTTKFEPDSALMSAPPPRRSSRLAAKPTLSVSPATKRRRSGSVVKKTEFQLPEVENVSVEESSVRVSDLVVEGSPKKVRKVDDSDCLEVENRCLSLRSGTKVVRKESEEPKNDAEKGKGKGKAILIEEDDDDCFEIEGKMEEVKSPRRRFSKEEKGKSVMSSERLSREEKEKGLMSEIDCELDDVELDLAANVDLDSEMMVDFLNKFDVDVDVDVHENVSVNETKNVRDRFKDIARRNAAKYAHFNAEEEEGNHVNEEDESVSDEDEPEMATEQPTGNVEDWPGPFSTAMKIIRDREKNLKSGVKNSSSEKGRFPLVSWIRKERDPECWKRAPPSLQILCLKILEENVDAITSLESVPDELRNRLSQMLCDSRKMNLHFLSLLLDGSPSEIHLADCSWLEEHAFEKSFEACNIKNLKVLQLDLCGHCVSDSSLRKALVPKGLKTLTTISLKGGCRISDAGLAELVASAPALRSMNLSQCSLLTDVGLDSIAESLGSILQELYLDDCYTLGAMSILPKLMRLKKLELLSLRGVATVSDKFIRKLIRENGQNMKELVLANCINLTDSSLKVIADTCSQLRVLDISCLGKLTDIGMAYITNGCRNIQHLKLCRSPFSDDAIAAFLETSGESLKELSLNNISKVGQNTTISLARRCKNLEFLDLSWCRLLTDEALGLIADSCWSLRLLKIFGCTQVTNIFSDGHSNPHLHIVGRKLTPILEHIKRPFQQESLYYPSAPGF; from the exons ATGCCGGTTCTCCGGTCACGCGAAATTCTTCCGTTACCAAACCCCTCTTCTTCTCCCAAGAAAACCCTAGGAATTGGGATTCTCGAACCTAAAACTCCTTCGAAAACCACCGAATCTTTAACAAATCAAACCAGTTCTACCACCAAATTCGAGCCCGATTCAGCACTAATGTCGGCTCCGCCTCCACGCCGGAGTAGCCGTCTCGCTGCGAAGCCGACTCTGTCTGTTAGTCCCGCCACTAAGAGGCGGCGGAGTGGGAGTGTTGTTAAGAAGACGGAGTTTCAATTGCCGGAAGTTGAAAACGTGAGTGTTGAAGAAAGTAGTGTTAGGGTTTCTGATTTGGTGGTGGAAGGAAGTCCGAAGAAGGTGAGGAAGGTAGATGATTCTGATTGTTTGGAAGTGGAAAACAGGTGTTTGAGCTTAAGGTCAGGGACGAAAGTAGTCAGAAAAGAATCCGAAGAGCCCAAAAACGATGCTGAAAAGGGTAAGGGTAAGGGAAAGGCTattttgattgaggaagatgatgatgattgtTTTGAGATTGAGGGGAAAATGGAGGAAGTGAAGAGCCCAAGAAGAAGGTTTAGTAAAGAAGAGAAAGGTAAAAGCGTAATGTCATCAGAAAGGTTGAGTAGAGAGGAGAAGGAGAAAGGTTTGATGTCTGAAATTGATTGTGAGTTGGATGATGTTGAATTAGATTTAGCTGCTAACGTTGATCTGGATAGTGAGATGATGGTAGATTTTTTGAATAAGtttgatgttgatgttgatgttgatgttcATGAGAATGTATCTGTTAATGAAACCAAGAATGTTAGGGATAGATTTAAAGATATTGCTAGGAGAAATGCTGCAAAATATGCTCATTTCAATGcggaggaagaagaagggaaTCATGTAAACGAAGAGGATGAATCAGTGAGTGATGAGGATGAACCAGAAATGGCAACAGAACAACCAACTGGGAATGTTGAAGATTGGCCTGGACCATTTTCTACTGCCATGAAAATTATAAGAGATAGAGAAAAGAACTTGAAAAGTGGAGTAAAAAACTCGAGTTCTGAAAAAGGAAGATTTCCATTAGTTTCTTGGATTAGGAAAGAAAGGGACCCCGAGTGCTGGAAGCGAGCCCCCCCTTCGTTGCAAATTCTGTGCTTGAAAATTCTTGAAGAGAATGTTGATGCAATCACTTCTCTTGAGAGTGTACCAGATGAATTGAGGAACAGGCTTAGTCAGATGCTTTGTGATTCTAGGAAGATGAATCTACATTTTCTCAGTCTTCTTCTTGATGGGTCTCCTTCAGAGATACACCTTGCAGATTGTTCGTGGCTAGAAGAACACGCGTTTGAGAAATCGTTTGAAGCTTGCAATATCAAGAACTTGAAG GTTTTACAACTTGACCTTTGCGGACATTGTGTATCTGACTCTTCGTTGCGGAAGGCCTTAGTACCAAAAGGGTTGAAAACATTGACAACTATCTCTTTGAAAGGTGGTTGCCGTATTTCAGATGCTGGGCTAGCTGAATTGGTTGCATCTGCCCCTGCTCTGAGATCTATGAATCTCAGCCAATGCTCTCTTCTGACTGACGTTGGCCTTGACAGCATTGCTGAATCACTGGGGTCGATTTTGCAAGAACTATATCTTGATGATTGTTATACTTTAGGTGCAATGAGTATTCTTCCTAAACTTATGCGGCTGAAAAAATTGGAACTGCTATCACTCAGGGGTGTAGCCACTGTTTCTGACAAATTTATCAGAAAACTAATTAGGGAGAATGGTCAGAACATGAAGGAGCTCGTTTTGGCTAACTGCAT AAATTTGACTGATTCTTCTTTGAAAGTCATTGCTGATACATGTTCTCAGTTACGCGTCCTTGATATTAGCTGTCTGGGGAAGCTGACTGATATTGGCATGGCTTATATCACAAATGGTTGTCGTAATATTCAACATTTGAAACTCTGTCGCTCTCCGTTCAG TGATGATGCTATTGCAGCATTCCTTGAAACTTCTGGAGAATCTTTGAAAGAATTAAGTCTTAATAACATCTCCAAG GTTGGCCAGAATACCACCATTTCTCTTGCTAGGCGTTGCAAAAACCTCGAGTTCTTAGATCTTTCATGGTGTCGTCTCCTTACAGACGAGGCACTGGGATTAATTGCAGACAGCTGCTGGTCTCTCAGGTTGCTCAAAATTTTTGGTTGCACACAG GTTACTAATATTTTTTCGGATGGCCACTCGAACCCACATCTGCATATTGTTGGGAGGAAGCTGACTCCAATTTTGGAACATATCAAGAGGCCATTCCAACAAGAATCATTGTATTATCCCTCCGCGCCTGGTTTTTGA
- the LOC110778134 gene encoding uncharacterized protein, producing MFSKFAFSQPACFAYSTNNKQPCHVRARRDLICRVEMQATPSVTGVEFKEEEEDGLTTRPQSRIVPHLDTSTEKSELQFNKMQQLDTEISQESRHFGVFVAREAELDEEYWTAAWLRAETHYEDRPNERYADSYKRQFADQEYNALKRRCRGYHGQQSTCIIAVKKEVKNVKHTVLKSVVGTLDFSIRYLLQGESFPGERVQAPLFSNIKREESSRYGYIANVCVAKSARRKGIALNMLKFAIESAKLKDAEMIFVHVHRKNTPARELYQKLGFEIVDVASLQLVEEQMYLLCCKT from the exons ATGTTTTCAAAGTTTGCATTCTCTCAACCCGCCTGCTTCGCGTATTCAACAAATAACAAACAACCATGCCATGTAAGAGCTCGTCGTGATTTGATCTGCAGAGT GGAAATGCAGGCAACACCTTCTGTAACAGGAGTAGAAttcaaagaagaagaagaagacggTTTAACAACGAGGCCGCAATCACGAATTGTTCCTCATTTAGATACATCAACAGAGAAATCAGAGCTTCAGTTTAACAAAATGCAGCAATTAGATACAGAGATTAGCCAAGAAAGCAGACATTTTGGGGTGTTTGTGGCTCGAGAAGCTGAGCTTGATGAAGAATATTGG ACAGCAGCTTGGCTTCGTGCAGAAACTCACTATGAAGATCGACCAAATGAAAG ATATGCTGATAGCTACAAGAGGCAATTCGCAGACCAG GAGTACAATGCTTTAAAGAGGAGATGCAGAGGATATCATGGCCAACAATCTACATGTATCATCGCG GTTAAGAAGGAAGTAAAGAACGTGAAGCATACCGTACTCAAAAGCGTGGTAGGAACTTTGGATTTCAGTATCCGGTACTTGTTGCAAGGGGAATCATTTCCTGGG GAAAGAGTTCAGGCACCTTTATTCAGTAACATTAAGAGAGAGGAGTCAAGCAGATACGGCTATATTGCTAATGTATGCGTTGCAAAATCAGCTCGCCGCAAGGGGATTGCCCTCAACATGTTGAAGTTTGCTATTGAATCTGCAAAATTAAAAG ATGCAGAAATGATATTTGTCCATGTACATAGAAAGAATACACCAGCTCGAGAATTGTATCAAAAATTGGGATTCGAG ATAGTCGATGTTGCGAGCCTGCAGTTAGTAGAAGAGCAGATGTATCTTCTTTGTTGCAAGACATAG
- the LOC110778136 gene encoding uncharacterized protein → MAKSKLRSSFSFPNLLLSCLNLTLFLLSFASLAPIFLLKTPPTSLGCALLVPGLVSLLSSFLGFYSRLTELCFTAHISFILASLASQVFSFLVLFTREKASLSMLKSPRDPREAKVLVMLECGILMVMFVLQVVVLVLSCGVHKCWVRKYEGLEEEREKTSRKRNRKIAGIDEGKPKELDEKVKSKNDFEGYVR, encoded by the coding sequence ATGGCAAAATCTAAGCTAAGAAGTTCATTTTCCTTCCCAAATCTCCTACTTTCCTGTCTAAACTTGACACTCTTCTTACTTTCTTTTGCATCACTTGCACCAATATTTCTCCTCAAGACACCTCCAACTTCCTTAGGCTGTGCTCTTCTAGTCCCGGGTTTGGTTTCTCTCTTATCTTCCTTTCTCGGGTTTTACTCTCGACTCACTGAGTTATGCTTCACTGCTCACATATCCTTCATCCTCGCCTCGCTCGCTAGCCAGGTGTTTAGCTTCCTCGTCCTCTTTACGAGGGAGAAGGCGAGCCTCTCGATGCTCAAGTCACCGAGGGACCCGAGGGAGGCGAAGGTGTTGGTGATGTTGGAATGTGGGATATTGATGGTCATGTTTGTGTTGCAAGTGGTAGTTTTGGTGTTGAGTTGTggtgtgcataagtgttgggtGAGAAAGTATGAAGGGTTGGAGGAGGAGAGGGAGAAAACGTCGAGGAAACGGAATCGGAAGATCGCCGGAATCGACGAGGGTAAACCTAAGGAGTTGGATGAGAAGGTCAAGAGTAAGAATGATTTTGAAGGGTACGTGAGATAA